In Streptomyces sp. NBC_01717, one DNA window encodes the following:
- a CDS encoding SDR family NAD(P)-dependent oxidoreductase, giving the protein MKIDLSGRTALVTGSTAGIGEATARALAEAGADIVVNGRNADRVSEAANRLGGRGIAADVGTAEGAAALIEQLPDVDILVNNTGTFAAQPVFEIPDEEWLRFYQVNVLSGVRLARHYTPRMVTRGWGRVVFVSSEAGIQTPTNMVHYGMTKTAQLAVSRGMAQEVSGSGVTVNCVLPGPTLSDGVLEMWANLYPGLDRAEQEHRFVADGRAATSLLGRLIRPEEVASLITYVASDQASASTGAALSVDGGLVPTIFP; this is encoded by the coding sequence ATGAAAATCGATCTGAGCGGACGCACGGCATTGGTCACCGGTTCGACCGCCGGGATCGGGGAGGCCACGGCACGGGCCCTGGCCGAGGCAGGCGCCGATATCGTGGTCAACGGCCGGAACGCCGACCGGGTGTCCGAAGCCGCGAACCGCTTGGGCGGGCGCGGGATCGCCGCCGACGTGGGTACTGCGGAAGGCGCCGCCGCCCTCATCGAGCAGCTGCCCGATGTCGATATCCTCGTGAACAACACCGGAACCTTCGCCGCGCAGCCGGTGTTCGAGATCCCGGACGAGGAGTGGTTGCGTTTCTACCAGGTCAACGTCCTCTCCGGAGTGCGTCTCGCGCGCCACTACACACCGCGCATGGTCACCCGGGGCTGGGGCCGGGTCGTGTTCGTCAGCAGTGAGGCCGGGATCCAGACTCCGACGAACATGGTCCACTACGGCATGACCAAGACGGCGCAGCTCGCGGTGTCGCGCGGCATGGCGCAGGAGGTCTCCGGTAGCGGCGTGACGGTGAACTGCGTGCTGCCGGGCCCCACCCTCAGCGACGGAGTGCTGGAGATGTGGGCCAACCTCTATCCGGGCCTCGACCGCGCCGAGCAGGAGCACAGGTTCGTCGCCGACGGTCGTGCGGCCACCTCCCTGCTGGGCCGGCTGATCCGGCCGGAGGAGGTAGCGAGCCTGATCACCTACGTCGCTTCGGACCAGGCGTCGGCATCCACCGGCGCGGCGCTGAGTGTTGACGGGGGGCTTGTTCCCACCATCTTCCCCTGA
- a CDS encoding MmyB family transcriptional regulator, with the protein MDVAVPGPGEKTLNHPIAGELTLDWSFLTSTADPDQQLITLTAEPGTPSHDCLAWTQDSEAS; encoded by the coding sequence ATTGACGTCGCCGTCCCGGGCCCGGGTGAGAAGACCTTGAACCATCCGATCGCCGGCGAGCTCACCCTCGACTGGTCCTTCCTCACCAGCACCGCCGACCCCGACCAGCAGCTCATCACGCTGACCGCCGAGCCCGGCACACCCAGTCACGACTGTCTGGCCTGGACACAGGACTCCGAGGCGTCGTAG
- a CDS encoding L,D-transpeptidase, giving the protein MLVGASACGGGGSHKASGDDAKASDKPSASVSPSPTKPAGPPMLLETITPQTGTTVGVGMPISVIFTNPVAAKARATVEKHMKVSASQPVSGAWHWFGDKRADWRPKTYWPSGTTVKIDADMKGVSNGNGRYGVHGYTHTFKIGDDVRADVSVTGHTMKVTRNGKVVRTLSINAGSAQYPTWNGTMAVIDKQEKVHMTSCSVGISCDKGSPNYYDLTLPWDVHLTQSGTYVHYSTGDPNPGSGSARGSHGCVHLSLSDAKWFYGQVKQGDPVTITGSPRAKAPADNGYADFNLGWDQWLAGSASGEVTSATL; this is encoded by the coding sequence ATGCTGGTGGGCGCGAGTGCCTGCGGCGGGGGCGGCAGTCATAAGGCGAGCGGGGACGACGCAAAGGCGTCGGACAAGCCGAGCGCGAGTGTCTCGCCGTCACCGACGAAGCCCGCGGGGCCGCCGATGCTGCTGGAGACGATCACGCCACAGACGGGAACCACGGTCGGTGTGGGTATGCCGATCTCGGTGATCTTCACGAACCCGGTGGCGGCCAAGGCGCGGGCCACGGTGGAGAAGCACATGAAGGTGAGCGCATCGCAGCCGGTGTCCGGGGCCTGGCACTGGTTCGGCGACAAGCGCGCCGACTGGCGACCGAAGACGTACTGGCCCTCCGGTACGACGGTGAAGATCGACGCCGACATGAAGGGCGTCAGCAACGGCAACGGACGTTACGGCGTGCACGGCTACACGCACACCTTCAAGATCGGTGACGACGTGCGCGCGGATGTCTCGGTGACCGGCCACACCATGAAGGTGACCCGGAACGGCAAGGTGGTGCGCACCCTGTCGATCAATGCGGGCAGCGCCCAGTATCCGACGTGGAACGGCACGATGGCCGTCATCGACAAGCAGGAGAAGGTCCACATGACCTCCTGCAGCGTCGGCATCAGCTGCGACAAGGGCAGCCCCAACTACTACGACCTGACGTTGCCCTGGGACGTCCACCTCACCCAGTCCGGCACATACGTGCACTACTCGACCGGCGACCCGAATCCGGGCAGCGGCAGCGCCCGCGGCTCGCACGGCTGCGTCCACCTGTCCCTGTCGGACGCCAAGTGGTTCTACGGCCAGGTGAAGCAGGGCGACCCGGTCACCATCACCGGCTCGCCCCGTGCCAAGGCGCCGGCCGACAACGGCTACGCCGACTTCAACCTGGGATGGGACCAGTGGCTTGCGGGCAGCGCCTCCGGGGAAGTGACGTCCGCGACGCTGTGA
- a CDS encoding GbsR/MarR family transcriptional regulator, with amino-acid sequence MPGGRLTQPERQQIALGLADGLAYAEIARRLDRPTSTITREVMRNGGPTTYRAELAHRATERRAHRRRRAAPREAEAPPQPHGRDAEAVREYEEVFTNVIMATGAPTMMSRVMACLTLTDTGSLTAAELVQRLQVSPASVSKAIAFLESQGLVRRERDERRRDRYVVDDDVWYQSMMASARSTAQLVETSRQGVAILGPGTPAATRLENIARFLDFVSESIARAAEQAREILHTKPETTPDSTT; translated from the coding sequence ATGCCGGGAGGCAGACTCACCCAGCCCGAACGCCAGCAGATCGCGCTGGGACTGGCCGACGGCCTCGCCTACGCGGAGATCGCCAGACGCCTGGACCGCCCGACCTCGACAATCACGCGGGAGGTGATGCGCAACGGCGGCCCCACCACCTACCGCGCCGAACTGGCCCACCGCGCCACCGAACGCCGCGCCCACCGACGCAGGCGGGCCGCGCCCCGGGAAGCGGAAGCACCCCCGCAGCCCCACGGACGCGACGCCGAAGCGGTGCGCGAGTACGAAGAGGTGTTCACCAACGTCATCATGGCTACGGGCGCGCCCACGATGATGTCCCGGGTGATGGCCTGCCTCACCCTCACCGACACCGGCAGCCTCACCGCAGCCGAACTCGTCCAGCGCCTCCAGGTCAGCCCGGCGTCGGTCTCCAAAGCGATCGCCTTCCTCGAGAGCCAGGGCCTCGTCCGCCGGGAACGCGACGAACGCCGCCGCGACCGCTACGTCGTCGACGACGACGTCTGGTACCAGTCCATGATGGCCAGCGCCCGGTCCACCGCCCAACTCGTCGAAACCTCACGGCAGGGCGTCGCCATCCTCGGCCCCGGCACCCCCGCCGCCACCCGCCTCGAGAACATCGCCCGCTTCCTCGACTTCGTCTCCGAAAGCATCGCCCGCGCCGCAGAACAAGCCCGCGAAATCCTCCACACGAAACCCGAAACAACCCCGGACAGCACCACCTGA
- a CDS encoding lamin tail domain-containing protein, whose amino-acid sequence MSASRTVRRIAATALAAGSVVAVVAMPASADSDNGHGHGRHQSYSTVVLGDIQYDSPGRDDWSNQSLNREWVEVTNTGRRAVNLRGWSLTDRSGNLYRFDDLRLAGRATVRVHTGRGNDTRRDVYQDSRDYIWSNYADKATLRDDHGRTVDTHSWGYRR is encoded by the coding sequence ATGTCTGCTTCTCGTACCGTCCGCCGTATTGCCGCTACCGCTCTGGCGGCCGGTTCCGTCGTCGCCGTGGTGGCGATGCCTGCTTCCGCCGACAGCGACAACGGTCACGGGCACGGCCGCCACCAGTCGTACTCCACCGTTGTCCTCGGCGACATCCAGTACGACAGTCCCGGCCGTGACGACTGGTCGAACCAGTCCCTGAACAGGGAGTGGGTCGAGGTCACCAACACCGGCCGCCGCGCGGTCAATCTCCGCGGATGGTCGCTCACGGACCGGAGCGGCAACCTGTACCGGTTCGACGACCTGCGCCTGGCAGGCCGGGCCACGGTCCGTGTCCACACCGGGCGCGGCAATGACACCCGCCGGGACGTCTACCAGGACAGCCGGGACTACATCTGGAGCAACTACGCCGACAAGGCCACCCTGCGCGACGACCACGGCCGCACCGTGGACACCCACTCCTGGGGCTACCGCCGCTGA
- a CDS encoding NADPH-dependent F420 reductase has translation MKIGIIGAGNIGGNLTRRLTTLGHDVSVANSRGPETLAALAEETGATPVIAAEAARGAEIVVVTIPLRRVPGLPSDLFDGAAEGFAVIDTGNYYPKERDGRIAAIEDDGLTESRWTEQNLGHPVVKAFNGTFAQDILAMPRPAGHRERIALPVASDDETSKAKVRALIDELGFDTVDAGGIDDSWRQQPGSPVYGLRADVDGVTKALADASPERKSDFRA, from the coding sequence ATGAAGATCGGCATCATCGGAGCAGGCAATATCGGCGGCAATCTCACCCGCCGCCTCACCACCCTCGGGCACGACGTGTCCGTGGCCAACTCCCGCGGCCCCGAGACCTTGGCTGCCCTGGCCGAGGAAACCGGTGCCACCCCGGTCATTGCCGCCGAAGCCGCCCGCGGCGCGGAAATCGTCGTGGTGACCATCCCTCTCAGGAGGGTCCCCGGCCTGCCCTCCGACCTCTTCGACGGCGCGGCCGAGGGATTCGCCGTCATCGACACCGGCAACTACTACCCCAAGGAGCGCGACGGACGGATCGCCGCGATCGAGGACGACGGCCTGACCGAGAGCCGCTGGACCGAGCAGAACCTCGGCCATCCGGTCGTCAAGGCGTTCAACGGCACCTTCGCCCAGGACATCCTCGCCATGCCGCGGCCGGCCGGGCACCGCGAGCGGATCGCGCTGCCCGTCGCCTCGGACGACGAGACCTCCAAGGCAAAGGTCCGCGCCCTGATCGACGAACTCGGCTTCGACACCGTCGATGCCGGTGGCATCGATGACTCCTGGCGCCAGCAGCCCGGCAGCCCGGTCTACGGGCTCCGCGCCGACGTCGACGGCGTGACGAAGGCTCTCGCCGACGCCTCACCCGAGCGCAAGTCGGACTTCCGGGCTTGA
- a CDS encoding SDR family NAD(P)-dependent oxidoreductase: protein MSTTLEGKVVLVTGASSGIGRATALALSKSGARVAVGARRADRLKALTEDASGEMLLLELDVTDRRSVNDAIAATVEHFGALDVLVNNAGVMLSSPILGADTSEWTRMVETNLLGSMYMVHAALPHLLEAKGSVVQVSSTSGRAASATSGVYAATKFGINAFSEALRQEVTAQGVRVVVIEPGFVATELTSHITDPAIQAAAKSMAESMRTLQPEDIAAAVVYAVTQPEHVAVNEILIRPTDQTR, encoded by the coding sequence GTGAGCACCACCCTGGAAGGAAAAGTCGTCCTCGTCACCGGCGCGTCCTCGGGCATCGGTCGGGCCACCGCACTCGCCCTGTCGAAGTCGGGAGCCCGGGTCGCAGTCGGAGCTCGGCGGGCCGATCGACTGAAGGCCCTGACAGAGGACGCCTCCGGCGAGATGCTCCTGCTCGAGCTGGATGTCACCGACCGCCGGTCGGTGAATGATGCGATCGCGGCAACCGTTGAGCACTTCGGAGCCCTCGACGTCCTCGTGAACAATGCGGGCGTCATGCTCAGCAGTCCGATCCTCGGCGCGGACACCTCCGAGTGGACTCGTATGGTCGAGACCAACCTGCTCGGATCGATGTACATGGTCCACGCGGCTCTGCCTCACCTGCTTGAGGCCAAGGGCTCGGTGGTGCAGGTCTCCTCGACCTCGGGACGGGCGGCATCAGCCACGAGCGGCGTGTACGCGGCTACGAAGTTCGGCATCAACGCCTTCTCCGAAGCGCTGCGGCAGGAGGTCACCGCGCAGGGCGTGCGCGTCGTCGTCATCGAGCCTGGATTCGTCGCCACCGAGCTCACCAGCCACATCACGGACCCGGCCATCCAGGCCGCGGCCAAGAGCATGGCCGAGTCGATGCGAACCCTCCAGCCCGAGGACATCGCCGCCGCAGTCGTCTACGCGGTCACCCAGCCCGAACATGTCGCCGTCAACGAGATCCTGATCCGACCGACTGACCAGACCCGATGA
- a CDS encoding IPT/TIG domain-containing protein, with translation MTTPGLTSLSPNQGPTAGGTTVTLTGTDLGDVTAVRFGTTATAFTIVSATQITATAPPGSEGTVQVTAISPGGISGGLSYFYIALPTLTGVSPGQGPMAGGTTVTLTGTNFSQATTVRFGTATASFSAPSATQISSTAPSAPAGTPGPAQVTVTGPGGTSEGLPYYYVALPTLTAVSPGQGPTTGGTTVTLTGTNLLNATTVRFGATPAAFSVVSATQISATAPPGSTGLSQITVITPGGTGGGVAFQYVALPTLTGLSPNQGPTTGGTTVTLTGTNLGDVTAVRFGTTATAFTIVSATQITATAPTGSAGAVQVTVTSPGGTSAGLTYTRTALPGI, from the coding sequence ATGACGACACCTGGTCTGACGAGCCTGTCTCCCAATCAAGGACCGACCGCGGGCGGCACCACGGTGACACTCACCGGGACCGACCTCGGCGACGTGACAGCTGTCCGCTTCGGCACCACAGCAACCGCGTTCACGATCGTGTCCGCCACGCAGATCACCGCCACCGCCCCTCCCGGATCCGAGGGAACCGTCCAGGTCACCGCCATCAGCCCAGGCGGCATCAGCGGAGGGCTGTCCTACTTCTACATCGCACTGCCGACCCTGACGGGCGTGTCTCCCGGTCAAGGACCCATGGCGGGCGGCACCACGGTGACACTCACCGGAACCAACTTCAGCCAAGCGACAACCGTCCGCTTCGGAACTGCAACGGCTTCGTTCTCGGCCCCGTCCGCCACGCAGATCAGCTCCACCGCCCCCTCGGCCCCTGCCGGAACCCCGGGACCGGCCCAGGTCACCGTCACCGGCCCCGGCGGAACCAGCGAAGGGCTGCCCTACTACTACGTCGCGCTGCCGACCCTGACAGCCGTGTCTCCCGGTCAAGGACCCACCACGGGCGGCACCACGGTGACACTCACCGGAACCAACCTGCTCAACGCCACCACCGTCCGTTTCGGTGCCACACCAGCTGCGTTCTCGGTCGTGTCTGCCACACAGATCAGTGCCACCGCCCCTCCCGGATCCACGGGGCTCAGCCAGATCACGGTCATCACCCCAGGCGGCACCGGGGGAGGGGTGGCCTTCCAATACGTCGCGCTACCCACCCTGACGGGGCTGTCTCCCAACCAAGGACCCACCACGGGCGGCACCACGGTGACACTCACCGGAACCAACCTCGGCGACGTGACAGCTGTCCGCTTCGGCACCACAGCAACCGCGTTCACGATCGTGTCCGCCACGCAGATCACCGCCACCGCCCCCACCGGATCGGCTGGAGCCGTCCAGGTCACCGTCACCAGCCCAGGCGGCACCAGCGCGGGACTGACCTACACCCGGACCGCGCTCCCCGGCATCTGA
- a CDS encoding carboxymuconolactone decarboxylase family protein, translated as MESRLNYYASPLAAKVLKHLVSASKVLADSALPDTVQHLVEIRASQVNGCGFCTDMHTKEATHAGETSVRLNLIAAWREATVFTEAERAALELTEQGTRIADAAGGVTDEAWANAAKHFDEDQLVALMSLIAIINSYNRINIINQQPAGSYQVGQFG; from the coding sequence ATGGAATCGCGTCTCAACTACTACGCCAGTCCCCTCGCGGCCAAGGTGTTGAAGCACCTCGTCTCGGCCAGCAAAGTGCTGGCGGACTCGGCGCTGCCGGACACCGTTCAGCATCTGGTGGAGATCCGGGCCAGCCAGGTCAACGGCTGCGGCTTCTGCACCGACATGCACACCAAGGAGGCAACGCACGCCGGGGAGACCTCGGTGCGGCTCAACCTGATCGCCGCCTGGCGTGAGGCAACGGTCTTCACCGAGGCCGAGCGCGCCGCGCTGGAACTGACCGAGCAGGGCACCCGGATCGCTGACGCGGCCGGTGGGGTGACCGACGAGGCCTGGGCGAACGCCGCCAAGCACTTCGATGAGGACCAGCTCGTCGCGCTGATGTCTCTCATCGCCATCATCAACAGCTACAACCGCATCAACATCATCAACCAGCAGCCGGCCGGCAGCTATCAGGTTGGCCAGTTCGGCTGA
- a CDS encoding fructosamine kinase family protein → MLHEEILADRLREAGYAAKEVKEAVGGVVAIAGLVTLQDGTELFAKTLLGPDRDIFPVESTGLSELHNLGGVNTPDVLCASPRLLVLEKMQPRRDDEHFWEQLASMLATLHMSTVSDRFGWHRDGWLGRLRQDNTWETDGHTFFGERRILRWLPEPLVEAAFNREERQALERLCAALPELVPPQPPCLTHGDLWQENVVATSDGAPVLIDPAVSYNWPEADLSMLWCSPRAAASERFFAAYQEIAPLQDGWEERMPLLHLRELLSVIAHDDDDWGAVEAVRKIIAPFRRSCVS, encoded by the coding sequence GTGTTGCATGAGGAGATACTTGCGGATCGGCTTCGTGAAGCGGGGTACGCCGCAAAAGAGGTGAAAGAGGCCGTCGGTGGAGTTGTCGCCATCGCGGGTCTGGTGACGCTTCAGGACGGCACCGAGTTATTTGCAAAGACCCTGCTCGGGCCGGATCGGGACATATTCCCGGTTGAATCCACCGGTCTGTCCGAACTCCACAATCTCGGCGGGGTGAACACACCGGATGTGTTGTGTGCCTCTCCGCGTCTGCTCGTACTCGAGAAGATGCAGCCGCGCCGGGACGACGAGCACTTCTGGGAACAACTCGCCTCCATGCTCGCCACCCTGCACATGTCCACCGTCTCCGACCGGTTCGGCTGGCACCGCGACGGCTGGCTGGGCCGACTGCGTCAGGACAACACCTGGGAGACGGACGGCCACACCTTTTTCGGGGAACGGCGCATCCTGCGCTGGCTCCCGGAACCGCTGGTCGAGGCCGCATTCAACCGCGAGGAGCGTCAAGCCCTGGAACGGCTGTGCGCGGCCCTGCCCGAGCTGGTTCCGCCCCAGCCCCCGTGCCTGACCCACGGCGATCTGTGGCAGGAGAATGTCGTCGCCACCAGCGACGGTGCCCCCGTGCTCATCGACCCCGCCGTGTCGTACAACTGGCCCGAAGCCGACCTCAGCATGCTGTGGTGCTCACCGCGAGCGGCCGCCTCGGAGCGTTTCTTCGCCGCGTATCAGGAGATCGCCCCTCTGCAGGACGGCTGGGAGGAACGGATGCCCCTCCTCCATCTCCGGGAACTCCTCAGCGTCATCGCCCATGACGACGACGACTGGGGCGCCGTCGAGGCCGTGCGGAAGATCATTGCGCCGTTCCGGCGGAGCTGCGTCTCCTGA
- a CDS encoding spore-associated protein yields the protein MGSMRNVAAVGALSTLMVGATAVFGTTASAAPNVTPQRVCGAAYKTVNSVPVGSLGTVYLTYNSSNGKNCVATIRANPGTAKDMSTYIYVPDTDEWAGDSGMYTSYAGPGYVYGKAHCVSWGGNIANVYVSVENSNCAALREHRVTEIR from the coding sequence ATGGGAAGCATGCGTAATGTCGCGGCTGTCGGGGCGTTATCCACACTGATGGTGGGCGCCACGGCCGTGTTCGGCACGACCGCCTCTGCCGCGCCCAACGTCACACCGCAGCGCGTCTGCGGCGCCGCCTACAAGACCGTGAACTCGGTGCCTGTCGGCTCGCTGGGTACCGTCTATCTGACGTACAACTCGTCGAACGGCAAGAACTGCGTCGCGACCATCCGTGCCAACCCGGGCACGGCCAAGGACATGTCCACGTACATCTACGTCCCCGACACCGACGAGTGGGCGGGGGACTCCGGGATGTACACGTCGTACGCGGGGCCGGGCTACGTCTACGGCAAGGCGCACTGTGTGAGTTGGGGCGGCAACATCGCCAACGTGTACGTGTCGGTGGAAAACTCCAACTGCGCAGCGCTCAGGGAACACCGGGTAACCGAGATCCGCTGA
- a CDS encoding TetR/AcrR family transcriptional regulator, translated as MTDATTTPGQRADMVRNRRLLLDAAAAAFAEHGLEASMGEIAQRAGLAKGTVFRHFPTKEDLLAAIMLRLLDRLAGSAGRLLDADDAPAALREFMTNGVEALAADRAFCEVIGRPSLQHSEVRDAIAELCVAVEALTARARDQGAIRGDITGTDIVLLLGGIHQTAAPLLATQPQAWRRYLELALDGLRTATPSALPHRPPLRPELTDSALT; from the coding sequence ATGACTGATGCGACAACCACTCCCGGCCAGCGGGCGGACATGGTGCGCAATCGACGCCTCCTGCTGGACGCCGCGGCCGCAGCCTTCGCCGAACACGGCCTGGAAGCGTCGATGGGCGAGATCGCCCAGCGCGCAGGCCTCGCAAAGGGCACCGTGTTCCGGCACTTCCCCACCAAGGAAGACCTATTGGCAGCGATCATGCTCCGGCTGCTGGACCGGCTCGCCGGCTCGGCGGGCCGACTTCTCGACGCCGACGACGCGCCCGCGGCGCTACGGGAGTTCATGACCAACGGCGTCGAGGCACTGGCCGCCGACCGCGCCTTCTGCGAAGTGATCGGGCGCCCGTCACTGCAGCACTCCGAGGTGCGGGATGCAATCGCAGAACTCTGCGTCGCCGTGGAGGCACTCACCGCTCGCGCACGCGACCAAGGCGCCATCCGCGGCGACATCACCGGAACGGACATCGTGTTGCTGCTCGGCGGCATCCACCAGACAGCAGCGCCCTTGCTCGCTACGCAGCCGCAAGCCTGGCGCCGCTACCTCGAACTGGCCCTCGACGGGCTGCGCACCGCCACCCCGAGCGCACTGCCACATCGGCCGCCCCTCCGTCCGGAGCTCACCGACTCTGCACTCACCTGA
- a CDS encoding SpoIIE family protein phosphatase → MISYGNVTLSDRLNTYETSESAVAMFDGQGTVVAWTQAAERLVGYSARDAVGRSTALVLPFSEEAPTISAFIEQCRAQNGWSGTTAVRHRDGHMLNINLRISMLRGQDGTVRWLISVTDIGTPSREAVDGSVREALLTRAPIGIVVRDSQLRCTWVNDTMERHDGISSDRRLGRRFTDARPDVKAEAVEAVMRQVLHSGTTKVHQYRTWPSTNPRQEHTMAASFFCLQDADGQALGVCTINVDVTESRQALERLAILSEASTRLGSTLDVMQTSQELADLAVPLLADYAIVDLEQSVPFGEGPPVRIGPMDGRLPAFRRAGLASIHQGVPESAWMRGESVPVTPTSPVTGVLRSGKSHLEAVLDTAPGTWIDEDPARAQKIRENSMHSLMIVPIRARRALLGVALFVRTEDPVPFQEFDLLLAEELVSRAAMSIDNARQYAREHTAALALQRNLLPHRLKGGAAVEAASRYLPADMDHGVGGDWFDVIPLSGARVALVVGDVVGHGINAAATMGRLRTAVHTLADMELPPDELLAHLDDTVQRLAEEDADAPDQTRTVVGATCLYAVYDPVTRKCTMARAGHPPPAIVDPQGRITFPDLPTGTPLGTGLGVPFEAVEVELPEGSLIALYTDGLIESREHDIDVGMDRLGAALAQPDRSLEDLCTRATETIPGQAPCDDVTLLLVRTRSISPAKVASWTLPSDETAVRDARYLASCQLADWGLDGLEDTTKLIISELVTNAVRHGSGLIGLRLIQHQVLTCEVFDTDVGSPQLRRARTTDENGRGLFLVGQLSRRWGARSVSGGKVVWAEEDLAPGMPKARACEGAPVAEVGVG, encoded by the coding sequence ATGATCAGCTACGGCAACGTAACACTCAGTGATCGACTGAACACGTATGAGACCTCGGAGTCGGCAGTCGCGATGTTCGACGGGCAGGGGACGGTGGTCGCATGGACGCAGGCCGCCGAGCGGCTCGTCGGGTACTCCGCCAGGGACGCGGTGGGCCGCTCGACGGCACTCGTTCTGCCATTTTCCGAGGAAGCGCCGACGATATCGGCGTTCATCGAGCAGTGCCGTGCTCAAAATGGCTGGTCGGGCACGACTGCGGTGCGCCACCGAGACGGCCACATGCTCAACATCAACCTGCGGATCTCGATGTTGCGGGGGCAGGACGGAACAGTCCGGTGGCTCATCTCCGTGACCGACATCGGCACGCCCTCCAGGGAGGCAGTGGACGGATCGGTGCGGGAGGCGCTGCTCACCCGCGCACCGATCGGCATCGTCGTTCGTGACTCGCAGCTGCGCTGCACCTGGGTGAACGACACGATGGAGCGCCACGACGGCATTTCCAGTGACCGACGGCTCGGACGCCGATTCACCGATGCGCGACCCGATGTCAAGGCCGAAGCAGTCGAGGCAGTGATGCGGCAGGTACTCCACAGCGGCACCACCAAGGTCCACCAGTACCGGACGTGGCCGTCTACGAATCCACGCCAGGAGCACACCATGGCGGCTTCGTTCTTCTGCCTTCAGGACGCCGACGGCCAAGCACTGGGGGTGTGCACCATCAACGTCGATGTCACCGAGAGCCGGCAGGCGCTCGAGCGCCTCGCCATCCTCAGCGAGGCCAGTACGCGCCTCGGCAGCACCCTGGACGTGATGCAGACCAGCCAGGAACTGGCCGACCTGGCCGTGCCCCTGCTCGCCGACTACGCCATCGTCGACCTGGAGCAGTCGGTCCCGTTCGGCGAGGGGCCCCCGGTCCGCATCGGCCCGATGGACGGGCGCCTCCCCGCGTTCCGACGTGCCGGTCTGGCCTCGATCCACCAAGGGGTCCCGGAATCCGCGTGGATGCGGGGTGAGTCGGTCCCCGTGACGCCCACCTCACCCGTCACCGGCGTCCTGCGCAGCGGGAAGTCCCACCTGGAGGCGGTCCTGGACACCGCTCCGGGCACGTGGATCGACGAGGACCCGGCACGAGCGCAGAAGATCCGTGAGAACAGCATGCACTCCCTGATGATCGTACCCATCCGGGCGCGGCGCGCCCTGCTGGGCGTGGCGTTGTTCGTACGCACCGAGGACCCGGTGCCGTTCCAGGAGTTCGATCTGCTCCTCGCCGAAGAACTCGTCTCTCGCGCTGCGATGTCGATTGACAACGCTCGCCAGTACGCGCGCGAACACACCGCGGCCCTCGCGCTGCAACGCAACCTGCTCCCTCACCGTTTGAAGGGCGGCGCGGCCGTCGAGGCTGCCTCACGCTACCTGCCCGCCGACATGGACCACGGCGTCGGAGGCGACTGGTTCGATGTGATCCCGCTGTCCGGCGCCCGGGTGGCTCTCGTCGTCGGCGATGTGGTCGGACACGGCATCAACGCCGCCGCGACCATGGGCAGGCTCCGCACCGCCGTTCACACGCTCGCCGACATGGAGCTGCCCCCTGACGAACTGCTGGCCCACCTCGATGACACGGTCCAGCGACTGGCCGAGGAAGACGCCGACGCCCCGGACCAGACCCGCACGGTGGTCGGCGCCACCTGTCTGTACGCCGTCTACGACCCGGTCACCCGGAAGTGCACCATGGCGCGGGCCGGGCACCCGCCGCCCGCGATCGTCGACCCGCAGGGCCGAATCACCTTCCCTGATCTTCCCACCGGAACCCCGCTCGGCACCGGACTGGGGGTCCCCTTCGAGGCCGTGGAGGTGGAACTGCCCGAGGGAAGTCTCATCGCTCTGTACACCGACGGCCTGATCGAGTCCCGCGAGCACGACATCGACGTGGGAATGGATCGCCTGGGCGCCGCCCTGGCACAACCGGATCGGTCCCTGGAGGACCTCTGCACCCGCGCGACGGAGACCATCCCGGGGCAGGCACCGTGCGACGACGTCACCTTGCTCCTCGTCCGCACCCGCTCGATCAGCCCGGCCAAGGTCGCTTCCTGGACGCTGCCGAGTGACGAGACCGCAGTCCGCGACGCCCGATACCTGGCATCCTGTCAGCTGGCCGACTGGGGCCTGGACGGTCTCGAGGACACCACGAAGCTGATCATCAGCGAACTGGTCACCAACGCTGTCCGCCACGGCTCCGGCCTGATCGGTCTGCGTCTGATCCAGCATCAAGTCCTGACCTGCGAAGTGTTCGACACCGACGTCGGCTCCCCGCAGCTGCGTCGCGCACGCACCACCGACGAGAACGGCCGCGGCCTCTTCCTGGTCGGTCAGCTGTCCCGCAGATGGGGCGCCCGCTCGGTATCGGGCGGCAAGGTCGTCTGGGCCGAGGAGGACCTGGCCCCCGGCATGCCGAAGGCCCGTGCGTGTGAGGGTGCGCCTGTAGCAGAGGTCGGGGTCGGGTGA